A stretch of Henckelia pumila isolate YLH828 chromosome 4, ASM3356847v2, whole genome shotgun sequence DNA encodes these proteins:
- the LOC140867426 gene encoding uncharacterized protein, giving the protein MGNCLCRGLGIAVEEMVRVVTSTGGVMELYSPITAECITNEFPGHAVFPSPRHVSPPLLHNEQLRGGRCYYLLPLHGEAISSSIKTPYRMSVDDVGVVKRKSSEAAEVFSRFKSGGVWKVRLVISTEQLSEILSQEARTEELIENVRTAVKCATVSASSAANSDQWSLPSSW; this is encoded by the coding sequence ATGGGGAACTGTCTCTGCAGAGGATTGGGGATCGCCGTCGAGGAAATGGTGAGGGTGGTCACCTCCACCGGCGGCGTCATGGAGCTCTACTCCCCCATCACCGCCGAGTGCATCACCAACGAGTTCCCCGGCCACGCCGTCTTCCCCAGCCCGCGCCACGTGTCTCCGCCGCTGCTCCACAACGAGCAGCTACGCGGCGGGCGCTGCTACTACCTGCTCCCTCTCCACGGCGAGGCCATCTCGTCCTCGATCAAGACGCCGTACCGCATGTCGGTGGACGACGTGGGGGTTGTGAAGAGAAAGTCGTCGGAGGCGGCGGAGGTCTTCTCGAGGTTCAAGAGCGGCGGCGTTTGGAAGGTGAGGCTGGTGATTAGTACGGAGCAGCTGTCGGAGATACTGTCGCAGGAGGCGAGGACGGAGGAGCTTATCGAGAACGTGAGGACGGCGGTGAAGTGCGCCACCGTGTCGGCTTCCTCTGCGGCGAACTCCGACCAGTGGAGCCTCCCCAGTAGCTGGTAG